In Haloarcula limicola, the genomic stretch CGATGTTTCGCGGGCGTCCCGACCGCCAGCGTCCGCGGCGGCACGTCGTCGGTGACGACGGCCCCGGCCGCGACGAACGAGCGCTCGCCGACGGAGATACCCGGCAGGATCGTCGCGTTCGCCCCGATGGAGACGTCGTCTTCGAGCGTCGGTCCGCGGAGGTCACCGCCCCGCCGCAGCGGATAGGGGTCGTTTGTCAGCACGGCCCGCGGCCCGAGGAACACTCGGTTCCCGATGGTCGTCTGCGGCGGGACGTAGACGCCCGTCTGCATGCTCACCTCGTCACCGACGTCGCACTGGCCGTCGATGACGGTCTGTGTCCCGACGACGGCGTCGTGACCGATGGTCGTCTCCTCGCGGATCAGGGCGTTGTGACCGGTCTGCAACCGGTCGCCGACGACGACGTCGGGGTAGAGGATCGTCCCGCCGCGTATCACGGAGTCGTCGCCGATGCTCGCGGGCGACTGCTCGCCGTCCGGCGGGAGGAGCTGTGCGGACTCGGCGATGCGACAATTGCTGCCTATCCGGCACTTACTCATCGAGATACCTCCGTTCGGGCTGTCGGTGCGTCACTGGCTGGGCGCGACTGTCGGAGCCGGTCATCTTGCGTTCGAGCGAGATTTCGGCCAGTTCGAGGCTTTGTTATGGAGAGCCTGTGCGGCCGCCGCACTCGGCGGCTCGGTCTCTGTCCTCGGTAAATTGACGCTACGAATCCCTTACTCCCGTATCGTCGTCGTATAACCAAGGTGAGCGCCGGCCACTCGACGACAAATGGGAACCGT encodes the following:
- a CDS encoding acyltransferase; its protein translation is MSKCRIGSNCRIAESAQLLPPDGEQSPASIGDDSVIRGGTILYPDVVVGDRLQTGHNALIREETTIGHDAVVGTQTVIDGQCDVGDEVSMQTGVYVPPQTTIGNRVFLGPRAVLTNDPYPLRRGGDLRGPTLEDDVSIGANATILPGISVGERSFVAAGAVVTDDVPPRTLAVGTPAKHRPLPEHLDAVNAYR